The following proteins come from a genomic window of Triticum aestivum cultivar Chinese Spring chromosome 6A, IWGSC CS RefSeq v2.1, whole genome shotgun sequence:
- the LOC123127225 gene encoding uncharacterized protein isoform X1, with the protein MATVHARLGCLPPPPPPRLPRRRATFSAGPRRSAAARSRVTSLRRASRLGPWTAQALSGAEPSAGVDDASEIIDAVEVEPSSNAGASLLAKVAVALGVAATVTAISIFMKQPSSGPSFSLPQIIDASAQSDTVGYTFSQFGKKVIIPEYTPGWVYFWLLMAAGFGLFVSEEALNVWVGISLARTLCLDGTWQSLVNSFSTNASYIISTVLWVYWGVCISDMVPFYLGKLFRQTRASEDIYSKVRQLGISKDKALTVSRAIQKYGNLIGFVERFSIGVRNPTGFLAGAVGVSADCYFAGVCCGCLFTLPIQLAIGFLLRERPVVALASVAAAVGIWTVFPYAAAACTALFLYLRRRRPSS; encoded by the exons ATGGCGACGGTCCACGCGCGCTTGGGCTGCcttccgccaccgcctcctcctcgactcccccgccgccgcgccacctTCTCCGCCGGTCCCCGCCGGTCCGCCGCGGCTCGCAGTCGCGTTACGAG TTTGCGCAGGGCGTCCCGTTTGGGTCCATGGACTGCGCAGGCGCTGTCTGGGGCAGAACCTTCTGCTGGTGTCGACGATGCAAGTGAGATCATCGATGCGGTGGAAGTCGAACCTAGCAGCAATGCTGGCGCTTCCTTGCTTGCAAAAGTGGCAGTTGCACTGGGTGTTGCGGCTACGGTCACCGCGATATCCATCTTCATGAAGCAACCTTCATCTGGTCCTTCTTTCAGCCTGCCACAGATTATTGATGCTTCTGCGCAGTCAGATACTGTCGGATATACATTTTCtcagttcgggaagaaggtcatcATTCCGGAATATACACCAGG GTGGGTCTACTTCTGGTTGCTCATGGCTGCTGGATTTGGACTGTTTGTTAGTGAAGAAGCTTTAAACGTTTGG GTCGGGATCTCGTTAGCACGCACCCTTTGTCTGGATGGAACTTGGCAATCTCTTGTTAACTCGTTCTCGACGAATGCATCTTATATAATTTCTACGGTGTTGTGGGTTTACTG GGGTGTTTGTATCAGCGATATGGTACCATTCTATCTTGGTAAGCTTTTTAGACAAACAAGAGCATCTGAAGACATATACAGCAAAGTTAGACAA CTTGGAATTAGCAAGGATAAAGCCCTGACTGTATCTCGTGCTATACAAAAGTACGGGAACCTGATTGGCTTTG TTGAACGGTTTTCAATCGGCGTAAGGAATCCGACAGGATTTCTGGCAGGCGCAGTA GGCGTATCAGCAGACTGTTATTTCGCTGGAGTTTGTTGCGGCTGTCTGTTTACTCTTCCTATCCAG TTAGCGATTGGATTTCTTCTCAGAGAACGCCCCGTTGTGGCGCTCGCGAGCGTTGCAGCTGCCGTG GGCATCTGGACTGTGTTCCCTTACGCGGCAGCGGCGTGCACGGCTTTGTTCCTCTACCTCCGGCGACGCAGGCCCAGCAGCTGA
- the LOC123127225 gene encoding uncharacterized protein isoform X3 has protein sequence MATVHARLGCLPPPPPPRLPRRRATFSAGPRRSAAARSRVTSLRRASRLGPWTAQALSGAEPSAGVDDASEIIDAVEVEPSSNAGASLLAKVAVALGVAATVTAISIFMKQPSSGPSFSLPQIIDASAQSDTVGYTFSQFGKKVIIPEYTPGWVYFWLLMAAGFGLFVSEEALNVWVCLCTGVFVSAIWYHSILLGISKDKALTVSRAIQKYGNLIGFVERFSIGVRNPTGFLAGAVGVSADCYFAGVCCGCLFTLPIQLAIGFLLRERPVVALASVAAAVGIWTVFPYAAAACTALFLYLRRRRPSS, from the exons ATGGCGACGGTCCACGCGCGCTTGGGCTGCcttccgccaccgcctcctcctcgactcccccgccgccgcgccacctTCTCCGCCGGTCCCCGCCGGTCCGCCGCGGCTCGCAGTCGCGTTACGAG TTTGCGCAGGGCGTCCCGTTTGGGTCCATGGACTGCGCAGGCGCTGTCTGGGGCAGAACCTTCTGCTGGTGTCGACGATGCAAGTGAGATCATCGATGCGGTGGAAGTCGAACCTAGCAGCAATGCTGGCGCTTCCTTGCTTGCAAAAGTGGCAGTTGCACTGGGTGTTGCGGCTACGGTCACCGCGATATCCATCTTCATGAAGCAACCTTCATCTGGTCCTTCTTTCAGCCTGCCACAGATTATTGATGCTTCTGCGCAGTCAGATACTGTCGGATATACATTTTCtcagttcgggaagaaggtcatcATTCCGGAATATACACCAGG GTGGGTCTACTTCTGGTTGCTCATGGCTGCTGGATTTGGACTGTTTGTTAGTGAAGAAGCTTTAAACGTTTGGGTCTGTCTCTGTACTG GGGTGTTTGTATCAGCGATATGGTACCATTCTATCTTG CTTGGAATTAGCAAGGATAAAGCCCTGACTGTATCTCGTGCTATACAAAAGTACGGGAACCTGATTGGCTTTG TTGAACGGTTTTCAATCGGCGTAAGGAATCCGACAGGATTTCTGGCAGGCGCAGTA GGCGTATCAGCAGACTGTTATTTCGCTGGAGTTTGTTGCGGCTGTCTGTTTACTCTTCCTATCCAG TTAGCGATTGGATTTCTTCTCAGAGAACGCCCCGTTGTGGCGCTCGCGAGCGTTGCAGCTGCCGTG GGCATCTGGACTGTGTTCCCTTACGCGGCAGCGGCGTGCACGGCTTTGTTCCTCTACCTCCGGCGACGCAGGCCCAGCAGCTGA
- the LOC123127225 gene encoding uncharacterized protein isoform X2: protein MATVHARLGCLPPPPPPRLPRRRATFSAGPRRSAAARSRVTSLRRASRLGPWTAQALSGAEPSAGVDDASEIIDAVEVEPSSNAGASLLAKVAVALGVAATVTAISIFMKQPSSGPSFSLPQIIDASAQSDTVGYTFSQFGKKVIIPEYTPGWVYFWLLMAAGFGLFVSEEALNVWVGISLARTLCLDGTWQSLVNSFSTNASYIISTVLWVYWGVCISDMVPFYLGKLFRQTRASEDIYSKLGISKDKALTVSRAIQKYGNLIGFVERFSIGVRNPTGFLAGAVGVSADCYFAGVCCGCLFTLPIQLAIGFLLRERPVVALASVAAAVGIWTVFPYAAAACTALFLYLRRRRPSS, encoded by the exons ATGGCGACGGTCCACGCGCGCTTGGGCTGCcttccgccaccgcctcctcctcgactcccccgccgccgcgccacctTCTCCGCCGGTCCCCGCCGGTCCGCCGCGGCTCGCAGTCGCGTTACGAG TTTGCGCAGGGCGTCCCGTTTGGGTCCATGGACTGCGCAGGCGCTGTCTGGGGCAGAACCTTCTGCTGGTGTCGACGATGCAAGTGAGATCATCGATGCGGTGGAAGTCGAACCTAGCAGCAATGCTGGCGCTTCCTTGCTTGCAAAAGTGGCAGTTGCACTGGGTGTTGCGGCTACGGTCACCGCGATATCCATCTTCATGAAGCAACCTTCATCTGGTCCTTCTTTCAGCCTGCCACAGATTATTGATGCTTCTGCGCAGTCAGATACTGTCGGATATACATTTTCtcagttcgggaagaaggtcatcATTCCGGAATATACACCAGG GTGGGTCTACTTCTGGTTGCTCATGGCTGCTGGATTTGGACTGTTTGTTAGTGAAGAAGCTTTAAACGTTTGG GTCGGGATCTCGTTAGCACGCACCCTTTGTCTGGATGGAACTTGGCAATCTCTTGTTAACTCGTTCTCGACGAATGCATCTTATATAATTTCTACGGTGTTGTGGGTTTACTG GGGTGTTTGTATCAGCGATATGGTACCATTCTATCTTGGTAAGCTTTTTAGACAAACAAGAGCATCTGAAGACATATACAGCAAA CTTGGAATTAGCAAGGATAAAGCCCTGACTGTATCTCGTGCTATACAAAAGTACGGGAACCTGATTGGCTTTG TTGAACGGTTTTCAATCGGCGTAAGGAATCCGACAGGATTTCTGGCAGGCGCAGTA GGCGTATCAGCAGACTGTTATTTCGCTGGAGTTTGTTGCGGCTGTCTGTTTACTCTTCCTATCCAG TTAGCGATTGGATTTCTTCTCAGAGAACGCCCCGTTGTGGCGCTCGCGAGCGTTGCAGCTGCCGTG GGCATCTGGACTGTGTTCCCTTACGCGGCAGCGGCGTGCACGGCTTTGTTCCTCTACCTCCGGCGACGCAGGCCCAGCAGCTGA
- the LOC123127225 gene encoding uncharacterized protein isoform X4 — MATVHARLGCLPPPPPPRLPRRRATFSAGPRRSAAARSRVTSLRRASRLGPWTAQALSGAEPSAGVDDASEIIDAVEVEPSSNAGASLLAKVAVALGVAATVTAISIFMKQPSSGPSFSLPQIIDASAQSDTVGYTFSQFGKKVIIPEYTPGWVYFWLLMAAGFGLFVSEEALNVWLGISKDKALTVSRAIQKYGNLIGFVERFSIGVRNPTGFLAGAVGVSADCYFAGVCCGCLFTLPIQLAIGFLLRERPVVALASVAAAVGIWTVFPYAAAACTALFLYLRRRRPSS; from the exons ATGGCGACGGTCCACGCGCGCTTGGGCTGCcttccgccaccgcctcctcctcgactcccccgccgccgcgccacctTCTCCGCCGGTCCCCGCCGGTCCGCCGCGGCTCGCAGTCGCGTTACGAG TTTGCGCAGGGCGTCCCGTTTGGGTCCATGGACTGCGCAGGCGCTGTCTGGGGCAGAACCTTCTGCTGGTGTCGACGATGCAAGTGAGATCATCGATGCGGTGGAAGTCGAACCTAGCAGCAATGCTGGCGCTTCCTTGCTTGCAAAAGTGGCAGTTGCACTGGGTGTTGCGGCTACGGTCACCGCGATATCCATCTTCATGAAGCAACCTTCATCTGGTCCTTCTTTCAGCCTGCCACAGATTATTGATGCTTCTGCGCAGTCAGATACTGTCGGATATACATTTTCtcagttcgggaagaaggtcatcATTCCGGAATATACACCAGG GTGGGTCTACTTCTGGTTGCTCATGGCTGCTGGATTTGGACTGTTTGTTAGTGAAGAAGCTTTAAACGTTTGG CTTGGAATTAGCAAGGATAAAGCCCTGACTGTATCTCGTGCTATACAAAAGTACGGGAACCTGATTGGCTTTG TTGAACGGTTTTCAATCGGCGTAAGGAATCCGACAGGATTTCTGGCAGGCGCAGTA GGCGTATCAGCAGACTGTTATTTCGCTGGAGTTTGTTGCGGCTGTCTGTTTACTCTTCCTATCCAG TTAGCGATTGGATTTCTTCTCAGAGAACGCCCCGTTGTGGCGCTCGCGAGCGTTGCAGCTGCCGTG GGCATCTGGACTGTGTTCCCTTACGCGGCAGCGGCGTGCACGGCTTTGTTCCTCTACCTCCGGCGACGCAGGCCCAGCAGCTGA